One window of the Leptospira ryugenii genome contains the following:
- a CDS encoding succinate dehydrogenase/fumarate reductase iron-sulfur subunit, whose product MKLHLKVWRQKNASDKGKMVSYEADNVNEHMSFLEMLDVVNEGLVQKGEEPIAFDHDCREGICGSCSMVINGVPHGPEKGTTTCQLHMRKFNDGDTVYIEPWRAKAFPVVKDLVVDRSAFDRIIQAGGYVSVNTGGAPDGNALPIPKVDADLAMDAATCIGCGACVAACKNASAMLFVSAKVSHLALLPQGQVEKKERVRKMVQAMDKEGFGNCTNQYECEAACPKEISVNFITRLNREFIAS is encoded by the coding sequence ATGAAGTTACATTTAAAAGTTTGGCGCCAAAAAAATGCATCTGACAAAGGCAAGATGGTCAGTTATGAAGCGGACAATGTGAACGAACATATGTCCTTTTTGGAGATGTTGGACGTTGTCAATGAAGGTTTAGTCCAAAAAGGAGAAGAGCCCATTGCATTCGACCACGACTGCCGAGAAGGGATTTGTGGTTCTTGTTCTATGGTGATCAATGGTGTTCCGCATGGACCAGAAAAGGGTACGACAACTTGCCAGCTGCACATGAGAAAGTTCAATGATGGGGATACAGTCTACATAGAACCATGGCGCGCAAAGGCATTTCCAGTCGTTAAAGATTTAGTGGTCGATCGTTCCGCTTTTGATCGTATCATCCAGGCAGGTGGTTATGTGTCTGTTAACACAGGAGGAGCTCCAGACGGAAATGCACTCCCTATCCCGAAAGTGGATGCTGATCTTGCAATGGATGCAGCAACTTGCATCGGCTGTGGTGCTTGTGTAGCCGCTTGTAAAAATGCATCCGCCATGCTCTTTGTTTCCGCAAAAGTTTCTCACTTAGCTCTACTCCCACAGGGCCAAGTTGAAAAGAAAGAACGGGTTCGGAAAATGGTGCAGGCAATGGATAAAGAAGGTTTCGGCAATTGCACAAACCAATACGAGTGTGAGGCTGCCTGTCCGAAAGAAATCTCTGTCAACTTCATCACAAGATTGAACCGAGAATTCATCGCAAGCTAA
- a CDS encoding glycosyltransferase family A protein — protein MVPLVSVIIPVHNRSLLLQRAVHSVLKQTYPNIELIVIDDGSDHKEALATEVFLQTVQSLSLKKNWNLKWERQAKQGVSSARNHAVTLSQGDWLTFLDSDDEWYPSKLEKQMAFHANNPQLFVSQCEEEWIRKERFVNQPQKLQKREGFFFKESLENCLVTVSSVCLKRELWTELGGFREELPACEDYDLWLRIFALGREIGLLKETLLIRYGGHPDQLSMRYKAMDRFRIYSMLHILSTFSHGMKEENLQSLIRTLVRKWEILALGYEKRKAEIPKEAREAFRKIVKDPFAHGSWFGALEQFLLSDTFQ, from the coding sequence ATGGTACCTCTGGTTAGCGTCATCATCCCTGTCCATAACCGAAGTTTGCTTCTCCAACGTGCTGTACATTCAGTTCTTAAACAAACCTATCCTAATATAGAATTGATCGTAATCGACGATGGTAGCGATCACAAAGAAGCTCTAGCGACAGAAGTCTTTCTGCAAACTGTTCAAAGTCTCTCACTAAAAAAAAATTGGAATCTCAAATGGGAAAGACAGGCCAAACAAGGTGTTTCGAGTGCAAGAAACCACGCCGTTACCTTGTCGCAAGGGGATTGGCTAACGTTTTTAGATTCCGATGATGAATGGTATCCATCCAAATTAGAAAAGCAAATGGCATTCCATGCAAACAATCCCCAGCTTTTCGTCTCACAGTGTGAAGAGGAGTGGATACGAAAGGAAAGATTTGTAAACCAACCCCAAAAGTTACAAAAAAGGGAAGGATTTTTCTTCAAAGAATCTCTCGAGAACTGTTTGGTCACGGTTTCCAGTGTCTGTTTGAAGAGGGAACTCTGGACGGAACTTGGCGGTTTTCGCGAGGAATTGCCTGCCTGTGAAGACTATGACCTTTGGCTTCGGATATTTGCCTTGGGGAGGGAAATCGGTCTTCTCAAAGAGACCTTACTTATACGCTACGGTGGACACCCCGATCAACTTTCCATGAGATACAAAGCCATGGACCGATTTCGGATCTATTCTATGTTGCATATTCTCTCTACGTTTTCCCATGGAATGAAGGAGGAGAATCTTCAATCTCTGATCAGAACACTAGTGCGAAAATGGGAAATTTTGGCTTTGGGCTACGAAAAACGAAAGGCAGAGATACCAAAAGAAGCGAGAGAGGCTTTCCGAAAGATAGTGAAAGATCCATTTGCGCATGGATCTTGGTTTGGAGCATTAGAGCAGTTTTTACTTTCGGACACCTTTCAGTAG
- the lepA gene encoding translation elongation factor 4 produces the protein MNDRQQNTRNFSIIAHVDHGKSTLADRLLEIGLVTDQRTKKDQILDSMDIERERGITIKANNASFDYRANDGNLYHLNLIDTPGHVDFTYEVSRSLAACEGVLLIVDASQGVEAQTLANLYLAMELDLRIIPVINKIDLPSADIDKCKIMIEESLGLNPDEAIPISAKTGLNVKDVLEAICKMIPPPKGDRNAPLKALIYDSFFDTYMGVVAKIRLFNGKLKKGEQIHMMNVGRDFIVTEVGVNRLTMVPVEELQSGDVGYVVAGMKKMGDAKTGDTITLSNDPTDSVVQGFKDAKPMVFAGLFPINGEDFEVLVDAIEKLKLNDSALTFERENSIALGFGFRVGYLGLLHMEIVQERLEREFNLALITTAPSVKFRITTSKDETVEIDNPSKWPDPVSIEKAEEPFVKATIISPETYVGNIMSLVIEKRGVHMDTVYLSKDKVQLTYELPLTELIFQFYDKLKSYTKGYASLDYEEVGYRESKLVRMDILVNGEPVDALSSIVHKSKAEERGRAIIEKLKDLIPRHQFMIPIQAALGSKVIARESISALRKNVTAKCYGGDISRKKKLLEKQKEGKKRMKQIGNVEIPQEAFLSILKTSD, from the coding sequence ATGAACGATCGCCAACAAAACACTCGGAATTTTTCGATCATAGCACATGTGGACCATGGAAAATCCACATTGGCCGATCGACTCCTGGAGATTGGCCTTGTCACAGACCAAAGAACCAAAAAAGACCAAATCCTAGATTCCATGGACATCGAAAGGGAGAGAGGCATCACCATTAAGGCAAACAATGCTTCTTTTGATTACCGAGCCAATGATGGAAATTTATACCACCTAAATCTGATTGATACTCCTGGCCACGTGGACTTTACGTACGAAGTTTCTCGTTCCTTGGCGGCTTGTGAAGGTGTCCTTTTGATCGTCGATGCAAGCCAAGGTGTGGAAGCGCAAACCTTAGCTAACTTATACCTGGCAATGGAGCTTGACCTTCGTATCATCCCTGTCATTAACAAAATCGATCTACCTTCCGCCGATATAGATAAGTGCAAAATCATGATTGAAGAATCTCTAGGATTGAATCCAGATGAAGCAATTCCCATTTCGGCAAAAACTGGACTGAACGTAAAGGATGTACTAGAAGCAATTTGTAAAATGATCCCTCCGCCCAAAGGTGACAGAAATGCTCCACTAAAAGCTCTTATTTACGATTCCTTTTTCGATACATATATGGGTGTGGTTGCAAAGATACGTCTGTTCAATGGGAAGTTAAAGAAAGGGGAACAAATCCACATGATGAATGTGGGTAGGGATTTTATAGTAACCGAAGTAGGTGTTAACCGACTGACAATGGTTCCCGTCGAGGAACTCCAGTCAGGTGATGTAGGATATGTAGTTGCTGGAATGAAGAAGATGGGAGATGCCAAAACGGGAGATACCATTACCCTGAGCAATGACCCAACTGATTCGGTTGTGCAAGGATTTAAAGATGCAAAACCAATGGTGTTTGCCGGTCTTTTTCCCATCAATGGCGAAGATTTTGAAGTTTTGGTAGATGCGATCGAAAAGTTAAAGCTAAATGATTCAGCTTTAACTTTCGAAAGGGAAAACTCCATTGCACTGGGATTCGGATTTCGTGTGGGTTACCTGGGACTTCTTCATATGGAGATCGTACAGGAAAGACTTGAAAGGGAATTTAATTTAGCTCTGATCACAACGGCTCCGTCCGTTAAATTCAGGATCACAACCTCCAAAGACGAGACAGTGGAAATCGACAACCCCTCCAAATGGCCTGACCCTGTCTCGATAGAGAAAGCAGAAGAACCCTTTGTAAAAGCTACCATCATTTCCCCTGAGACCTATGTGGGCAATATCATGTCTCTCGTGATTGAAAAAAGAGGAGTGCATATGGATACTGTTTATCTTTCCAAAGATAAAGTTCAGCTAACATACGAACTCCCGCTCACAGAACTTATATTTCAATTTTATGATAAATTAAAATCCTACACTAAAGGCTACGCCTCTCTAGATTACGAAGAAGTAGGCTACCGAGAATCCAAACTGGTTCGAATGGACATCCTTGTGAATGGGGAACCTGTGGATGCCCTTTCCTCTATTGTGCATAAATCCAAAGCAGAAGAACGAGGTAGGGCCATCATTGAAAAACTAAAAGATTTGATTCCTAGACATCAATTTATGATTCCTATCCAAGCGGCCTTAGGTTCTAAGGTGATCGCAAGAGAAAGCATCTCTGCCTTGCGAAAAAATGTAACGGCAAAGTGCTACGGAGGAGATATCTCCCGTAAGAAAAAACTTTTGGAAAAACAGAAAGAAGGTAAAAAACGAATGAAGCAAATTGGCAATGTGGAGATCCCACAGGAAGCCTTTTTGTCCATTTTAAAAACGAGTGATTGA
- the eno gene encoding phosphopyruvate hydratase — protein sequence MSQNSNIKSVKAREIMDSRGNPTVEVDVTLEDGSFGRAAVPSGASTGEHEAVELRDGDKKRYLGKGVEKAVSNVNQKISKAILGMSALEQLAVDQAMISLDGTSNKSKLGANAILGVSLALAKAAANHTGLPLYRYIGGSFARELPVPMMNIINGGSHADNNIDFQEFMILPVSAPNFKEGLRMGAEVFHHLKSVLKSKNLNTAVGDEGGFAPNLTSNSEAIEVILTAIEKAGYKPDTDIKIGLDAAASEFYDEKKKKYVLKAEKKPEKTAEELIEYYSNLVSKYPIITIEDGLDENDWTGWKKLSEKLGSKIQLVGDDLFVTNIEKLAQGIQKGIGNSILIKVNQIGTLSETLSAIEMAKKAKYTAVVSHRSGETEDATISHIAVATNSGQIKTGSLSRTDRIAKYNELLRIEEELGARAVYSGKHTFYNLGK from the coding sequence ATGTCCCAAAATTCCAATATCAAATCAGTGAAAGCGAGAGAAATCATGGACTCCCGAGGGAATCCAACTGTCGAGGTAGATGTTACTTTAGAAGACGGTTCCTTCGGACGTGCGGCGGTGCCATCTGGTGCTTCCACTGGTGAACATGAAGCAGTTGAACTTCGTGATGGTGATAAAAAAAGGTATTTGGGCAAGGGAGTTGAGAAAGCAGTTTCCAATGTAAACCAAAAGATCTCAAAGGCAATCCTCGGAATGTCTGCTTTGGAACAACTGGCTGTTGACCAGGCAATGATCAGCTTGGATGGAACCTCCAACAAATCCAAATTAGGTGCCAACGCCATTTTAGGCGTTTCTTTGGCTTTGGCAAAAGCTGCGGCAAACCATACAGGTCTTCCTTTGTATCGGTACATTGGTGGGTCATTCGCGAGAGAATTACCCGTTCCAATGATGAATATCATCAATGGAGGCTCTCATGCTGATAACAACATCGACTTCCAAGAGTTTATGATCCTTCCTGTGTCCGCTCCCAACTTCAAAGAGGGATTAAGGATGGGTGCTGAAGTCTTCCATCATTTAAAGTCTGTTTTAAAGTCAAAGAACCTCAATACGGCTGTAGGCGATGAAGGTGGCTTTGCACCCAATTTGACAAGCAACAGTGAGGCTATTGAAGTGATTCTGACTGCCATTGAAAAAGCAGGCTACAAGCCAGACACAGACATCAAAATCGGATTGGATGCTGCTGCTTCAGAATTCTACGATGAGAAAAAGAAAAAATACGTCCTAAAAGCAGAAAAGAAACCAGAGAAAACAGCAGAGGAACTCATCGAATACTACTCAAATTTAGTTTCAAAGTATCCGATCATTACCATAGAAGATGGATTGGATGAAAACGATTGGACAGGCTGGAAAAAACTTTCAGAAAAACTTGGATCCAAGATCCAACTTGTAGGTGATGATTTGTTTGTAACCAATATTGAAAAGTTAGCGCAAGGAATCCAAAAAGGGATTGGGAATTCAATATTGATCAAAGTAAACCAAATCGGAACGCTTTCGGAAACTTTGAGTGCAATTGAAATGGCAAAAAAAGCCAAATACACCGCTGTAGTATCCCATAGATCTGGAGAAACGGAAGATGCGACCATTTCCCATATTGCCGTAGCCACCAATTCTGGCCAAATCAAGACAGGATCTCTCAGTAGAACGGACAGGATTGCCAAATACAACGAACTATTGAGAATAGAAGAAGAATTGGGAGCAAGGGCAGTTTATTCTGGGAAACACACCTTTTACAATTTAGGAAAATGA
- a CDS encoding FtsB family cell division protein — protein MKAGKASLLVGYLCTLFYAVVLSSSGLAEQRLLAKEHQKISEEVERLAIENQVLEEREKRLQNDSYALEKEARKYYLLSESSRVIKFVEAMSAKELSPSGPKAAQVSLQMKMTEPPLFVLRFFYISFSVFLCLGVYFKLKSLPPQSKL, from the coding sequence ATGAAAGCCGGGAAAGCCTCACTTCTAGTCGGATATCTTTGCACACTGTTTTATGCGGTCGTTCTGTCCTCATCTGGACTCGCAGAACAGAGACTACTCGCCAAAGAACACCAAAAGATATCCGAAGAGGTGGAGCGCCTTGCCATTGAAAACCAAGTTTTGGAGGAAAGAGAAAAACGCCTCCAAAATGATTCCTATGCCTTGGAAAAAGAAGCTAGGAAGTATTACCTCCTATCTGAATCCTCACGAGTGATCAAATTTGTGGAAGCCATGAGTGCAAAGGAACTGAGCCCCAGTGGTCCAAAAGCCGCTCAGGTTTCCCTACAAATGAAAATGACAGAGCCACCTCTCTTTGTCCTAAGATTCTTTTATATTTCTTTCAGTGTTTTCTTATGCTTGGGAGTATATTTCAAATTGAAAAGCTTGCCTCCTCAGTCTAAGCTTTGA
- a CDS encoding ClpP family protease yields the protein MPDTEAPEKEITETLQDLISDKNIGKKFLEKRKIFLWGPVTDESSKDLVNKLLYLELMEPGKPITFYINSPGGVVTSGMVVYDTMQMISSPVYTVCMGMAASMGSILLIGGKKGHRYIWPNGRVMIHQPSIGGQIQAPATDLLIHAKDIIKTKEKLNRLLADACGKSYDQLVEDTDRDYYMDAEEAIAYGIVDKLVTSVDVG from the coding sequence ATGCCAGATACAGAAGCACCAGAAAAAGAAATTACAGAAACCTTACAAGACCTTATCAGCGATAAAAACATCGGAAAGAAGTTCCTTGAAAAAAGAAAAATCTTCCTTTGGGGACCAGTCACAGATGAATCTTCCAAAGATCTCGTAAATAAACTTCTCTACCTCGAGTTAATGGAACCGGGCAAACCTATCACCTTTTATATCAATAGTCCAGGTGGTGTGGTAACTTCGGGTATGGTTGTTTACGATACCATGCAAATGATTTCAAGCCCTGTGTACACCGTATGTATGGGGATGGCAGCATCTATGGGCTCCATTCTTCTCATTGGTGGTAAAAAAGGCCATCGCTACATTTGGCCGAACGGTCGAGTGATGATCCACCAACCCTCCATCGGAGGTCAGATCCAAGCTCCAGCTACTGATCTTTTGATCCACGCCAAAGATATCATAAAAACCAAAGAAAAGCTGAATCGACTTTTGGCGGATGCTTGCGGAAAGTCCTACGATCAATTGGTAGAGGATACGGATCGGGATTATTACATGGATGCAGAAGAAGCCATTGCTTATGGCATCGTAGACAAGCTTGTCACCAGCGTCGACGTTGGTTGA